The following proteins are co-located in the Bosea sp. AS-1 genome:
- the rplR gene encoding 50S ribosomal protein L18 gives MSKQNDATARRKARVRRAIKAVANGRPRLSVHRTGKQIYAQVIDDVKGVTLASASTLDKDLRKDIKSGANVESAAQIGKIVAERAVKAGVTEVVFDRGPYMYHGRVKALADAAREGGLSF, from the coding sequence ATGAGCAAGCAGAACGATGCGACTGCGCGCCGCAAGGCCCGCGTCCGCCGCGCGATCAAGGCGGTTGCCAATGGTCGTCCGCGCCTCTCGGTGCACCGCACCGGCAAGCAGATCTACGCCCAGGTCATCGACGACGTGAAGGGAGTCACCCTCGCTTCCGCCTCGACGCTGGACAAGGACCTGCGCAAGGACATCAAGTCCGGCGCGAATGTCGAGTCCGCCGCCCAGATCGGCAAGATCGTCGCCGAGCGCGCGGTCAAGGCCGGCGTGACGGAAGTGGTCTTCGATCGCGGCCCCTATATGTACCACGGCCGCGTCAAGGCGCTGGCCGATGCGGCCCGCGAGGGCGGCCTCAGCTTCTGA
- the rpsE gene encoding 30S ribosomal protein S5, translated as MAREPRERRDSEERDSEFVDKLVHINRVAKVVKGGRRFGFAALVVVGDQKGRVGFGHGKAREVPEAIRKATEAAKRGLVRIPLREGRTLHHDVQGRHGAGKVVLRAAPAGTGIIAGGPMRAVFEAVGMQDVVSKSLGSSNPYNLVRATFDALKNEDSPRSVAARRSLKVSALQTRRRDAGADAAAEA; from the coding sequence ATGGCTAGAGAGCCGCGTGAGCGTCGGGATAGCGAAGAGCGCGATTCCGAATTCGTGGACAAGCTCGTCCACATCAACCGCGTCGCCAAGGTGGTGAAGGGTGGTCGTCGCTTCGGCTTCGCCGCGCTCGTCGTCGTCGGCGACCAGAAGGGCCGCGTCGGCTTCGGCCACGGCAAGGCCCGTGAAGTTCCCGAGGCGATCCGCAAGGCGACCGAAGCCGCCAAGCGTGGCCTCGTCCGCATCCCGCTGCGCGAGGGCCGCACCCTCCATCACGACGTCCAGGGCCGTCACGGCGCCGGCAAGGTCGTGCTGCGCGCGGCTCCGGCCGGTACCGGCATCATCGCCGGCGGTCCGATGCGCGCCGTCTTCGAGGCGGTCGGCATGCAGGACGTCGTGTCGAAGTCGCTCGGTTCCTCCAACCCGTACAACCTCGTGCGCGCCACCTTTGACGCGCTGAAGAACGAGGACAGCCCGCGCTCGGTCGCGGCTCGTCGCTCGCTCAAGGTTTCGGCCCTGCAGACCCGTCGCCGCGACGCCGGCGCGGATGCGGCCGCGGAAGCGTGA
- the rpmD gene encoding 50S ribosomal protein L30: MAKAEKTLTVEQIGSPIRRDSTQRQTLIGLGLNKIRRRSTLQDTPAVRGMVEKVKHLVRVVDAK; the protein is encoded by the coding sequence ATGGCAAAGGCTGAGAAGACCCTGACCGTCGAGCAGATCGGCTCCCCGATCCGCCGCGACTCCACCCAGCGCCAGACCCTGATCGGTCTCGGCCTGAACAAGATCCGCCGCCGCTCGACCCTCCAGGACACCCCCGCGGTGCGTGGCATGGTCGAGAAGGTCAAGCACCTCGTGCGCGTCGTCGACGCGAAGTGA
- the rplO gene encoding 50S ribosomal protein L15 produces the protein MKLNEIRDNEGAAKSRIRVGRGIGSGKGKTGGRGVKGQKARAGVAVKGFEGGQMPLYRRLPKRGFVNLFGKDLNEVNLGRIQQAVEAGKLDAKGAVTVEALVAAGVITRQAKDGVKILGQGELKTKLAFEVAGASKSAVAAIEKAGGSVKILAAASQA, from the coding sequence ATGAAACTCAACGAGATTCGTGACAACGAAGGCGCGGCCAAGTCGCGCATCCGCGTCGGCCGCGGCATCGGCTCCGGCAAGGGCAAGACCGGCGGGCGTGGCGTCAAGGGCCAGAAGGCTCGCGCCGGCGTGGCGGTCAAGGGCTTCGAAGGCGGCCAGATGCCGCTCTATCGTCGCCTGCCGAAGCGTGGCTTCGTCAACCTGTTCGGCAAGGATCTGAACGAGGTGAACCTCGGCCGGATCCAGCAGGCCGTCGAGGCCGGCAAGCTCGACGCCAAGGGCGCCGTGACCGTCGAGGCGCTCGTCGCCGCCGGCGTCATCACTCGCCAGGCGAAGGACGGCGTCAAGATCCTCGGCCAGGGCGAGCTCAAGACGAAGCTCGCCTTCGAGGTCGCCGGTGCGTCCAAGTCGGCCGTTGCCGCGATCGAGAAGGCCGGCGGTTCGGTCAAGATCCTGGCCGCCGCTTCACAGGCGTGA
- the secY gene encoding preprotein translocase subunit SecY, giving the protein MASAAEQLAANLNFGALAKADELKKRIWFTLGALIVYRLGTYIPLPGINPDAVADLFRQQSQSGVLGLFNMFSGGAVGRLAIFALAIMPYISASIIIQLLSSVVPTFETLKKEGEQGRKILNQYTRYLTLVLAVFQAYAIGVGLQGSGNLVLEPGPFFLLSTTITLVGGTMFLLWLGEQITSRGIGNGTSMIIFAGIIAEFPAQLAQTLELGRQGAISTGLLLGILVMAICVIAFCVFMERAQRRLLINYPKRQVGNRMYEGQTSFLPLKLNTSGVIPPIFASSLLLLPTTIASFSQAQGGTGFLSTIATYLAHGRPLFMFLYAALIIFFCFFYTAIVFNPVETADNLKKHGGFMPGIRPGERTAEHIDRILTRITVLGAGYLTIVCLIPEFMITYAQIPIILLGGTSLLIVVTTTMDTVAQVHGHLLAHQYEGLVKKAKLRGARR; this is encoded by the coding sequence ATGGCATCGGCGGCTGAACAGCTAGCGGCAAACCTCAACTTCGGGGCGCTCGCCAAGGCGGACGAACTCAAGAAGCGCATCTGGTTCACGCTGGGCGCGCTGATCGTCTACCGGCTGGGCACCTATATCCCGCTGCCGGGCATCAATCCGGATGCGGTGGCCGATCTGTTCCGGCAGCAGAGCCAGTCCGGCGTGCTCGGCCTGTTCAACATGTTCTCGGGCGGCGCCGTCGGCCGGCTCGCGATCTTCGCACTGGCGATCATGCCGTACATCTCGGCCTCGATCATCATCCAGCTTCTTTCCAGCGTCGTGCCGACCTTCGAGACGCTGAAGAAGGAAGGGGAGCAGGGCCGCAAGATCCTCAACCAGTACACGCGCTACCTCACGCTGGTGCTCGCCGTCTTCCAGGCCTACGCGATCGGCGTGGGTCTCCAGGGTTCGGGTAACCTCGTGCTGGAGCCGGGTCCTTTCTTCCTGCTCTCGACCACGATCACGCTGGTCGGCGGCACGATGTTCCTGCTCTGGCTCGGTGAGCAGATCACCAGCCGCGGCATCGGCAACGGCACCTCGATGATCATCTTCGCGGGCATCATCGCCGAGTTCCCGGCCCAGCTCGCCCAGACCCTCGAGCTCGGCCGGCAGGGTGCGATCTCGACCGGGCTGCTGCTCGGAATACTAGTGATGGCGATCTGCGTCATCGCCTTCTGCGTGTTCATGGAGCGCGCCCAGCGGCGGCTGCTGATCAACTATCCGAAGCGCCAGGTCGGTAACCGCATGTATGAGGGCCAGACCTCGTTCCTGCCGCTGAAGCTCAATACCTCGGGCGTCATTCCGCCGATCTTCGCCTCCTCGCTCCTGCTGCTGCCGACGACCATTGCCAGCTTCTCGCAGGCGCAGGGTGGCACGGGCTTCCTGTCGACGATCGCGACCTATCTCGCCCATGGCCGGCCGCTGTTCATGTTCCTCTATGCGGCGCTGATCATCTTCTTCTGCTTCTTCTACACCGCGATCGTGTTCAATCCGGTGGAGACGGCGGACAACCTCAAGAAGCATGGCGGCTTCATGCCGGGTATCCGGCCGGGCGAGCGCACCGCCGAGCATATCGATCGCATCCTGACCCGCATCACCGTTCTCGGCGCAGGTTATTTGACGATCGTCTGCCTTATCCCCGAGTTCATGATCACCTATGCTCAGATCCCGATCATTTTGCTGGGCGGCACCTCGCTGCTCATCGTGGTGACGACGACGATGGATACCGTGGCGCAGGTCCACGGGCATCTGCTGGCCCATCAGTACGAGGGGCTGGTGAAGAAGGCCAAGTTGCGAGGAGCGCGGAGATAA
- a CDS encoding adenylate kinase, with translation MRLIFLGPPGAGKGTQAARIVAKHGIPQLSTGDMLRAAVAAGTPVGQKAKAVMDAGGLVSDEIVIGIVADRIEEADAKKGFILDGFPRTLAQAEALDEMLAGKGLKLDAVLELKVDQSKLVDRIVRRAEEARAAGQPVRKDDDPEVFKTRLEAYNRDTAVVAPYYDKRGQLTPIDGMQPIDDVSEAIARALSVAAQG, from the coding sequence ATGCGGTTGATTTTCCTGGGGCCGCCGGGGGCGGGCAAGGGCACTCAGGCGGCGCGCATCGTCGCGAAGCACGGCATTCCGCAACTCTCGACCGGCGACATGCTGCGTGCCGCCGTCGCCGCCGGAACGCCGGTCGGGCAGAAGGCCAAGGCCGTGATGGATGCCGGCGGGCTCGTCTCGGACGAGATCGTCATCGGCATCGTCGCCGACCGCATCGAAGAGGCGGATGCCAAGAAGGGCTTCATCCTCGACGGCTTCCCGCGCACGCTGGCGCAGGCCGAGGCGCTCGACGAGATGCTGGCCGGCAAGGGGCTCAAGCTTGATGCCGTGCTCGAGCTCAAGGTCGACCAGTCGAAGCTCGTGGACCGTATCGTTCGCCGCGCCGAGGAGGCGAGGGCAGCCGGACAGCCGGTGCGCAAGGACGACGATCCGGAGGTCTTCAAGACCCGGCTCGAGGCCTATAACCGCGATACCGCCGTGGTCGCGCCTTATTACGACAAGCGTGGCCAGCTTACGCCGATCGACGGCATGCAGCCGATCGATGACGTCTCGGAAGCGATTGCCAGGGCGCTTTCGGTCGCCGCACAAGGCTGA
- a CDS encoding ABC transporter substrate-binding protein, with protein sequence MTRWGAWLVAGTLALMPAAARAQDAVKIGILNDQSGNYAEFGGLGSVEAAKMAIEDFGGSVLGKPIEIIAADHQNKPDIAAGLARRWYDADGVTAIADLTNSAVALAVAGIAKERQKVALYNGPATTRLFNEDCGPTGFMWTFDTTTSAKGTALSILREGGDSWYIIAADYAFGHQLTADIEAIIAANGGKTLGTVRAPLSTPDFSSFLLQAQASKAKIVAFANAGTDTINSIKQAGEFGLVDGGQKLAAMVVVLSDVHGLGLDKAKGLITTTAYYHDADKASRAFADRYMARTKKMPGMIQASVYSSVLHYLKAVKAAGTAAGPAVAAKMREMPVDDFYAPGAKIREDGRLMNDMLLVEVKKPAESKAAWDYFKVVRKIPAAEIIPPLSESKCNLVKK encoded by the coding sequence ATGACGAGATGGGGTGCATGGCTGGTCGCGGGCACGCTGGCGCTGATGCCGGCGGCGGCGCGGGCGCAAGATGCGGTCAAGATCGGGATCCTCAACGATCAGTCCGGCAATTATGCCGAGTTCGGCGGGCTGGGCTCGGTCGAGGCGGCAAAGATGGCGATCGAGGATTTCGGCGGGTCCGTGCTCGGCAAACCGATCGAGATCATCGCCGCCGATCATCAGAACAAGCCTGACATTGCGGCGGGGCTTGCCAGGCGCTGGTATGACGCGGACGGCGTCACCGCCATCGCCGACCTGACCAACTCCGCCGTCGCGTTGGCAGTGGCCGGCATCGCCAAGGAGCGCCAGAAGGTCGCGCTCTATAACGGGCCGGCGACGACGCGGTTGTTCAACGAGGATTGCGGGCCCACCGGCTTCATGTGGACCTTCGACACTACGACCTCGGCGAAGGGGACGGCTCTGTCGATCCTGCGCGAGGGCGGCGACAGCTGGTACATCATCGCGGCCGATTATGCCTTCGGCCACCAGCTCACGGCCGATATCGAGGCGATCATCGCGGCCAATGGCGGCAAGACCCTGGGTACGGTGCGGGCCCCGTTATCGACACCCGACTTCTCGTCTTTCCTGCTGCAGGCCCAGGCATCGAAGGCCAAGATCGTCGCTTTCGCCAATGCCGGCACCGACACGATCAACTCGATCAAGCAGGCGGGCGAGTTCGGCCTCGTCGATGGCGGCCAGAAGCTGGCGGCGATGGTCGTCGTGCTCAGCGACGTCCATGGCCTCGGCCTCGACAAGGCCAAGGGGCTGATCACAACCACGGCCTATTACCACGACGCGGACAAGGCCAGCCGCGCCTTCGCCGATCGCTACATGGCGCGGACCAAGAAGATGCCGGGCATGATCCAGGCCAGCGTCTATTCCTCCGTCCTGCATTATCTGAAGGCGGTGAAGGCGGCCGGCACCGCCGCCGGTCCCGCCGTCGCGGCGAAGATGCGGGAGATGCCGGTCGACGACTTCTATGCGCCCGGCGCGAAGATCCGCGAGGACGGCCGGCTGATGAACGACATGCTGCTGGTCGAGGTGAAGAAGCCTGCGGAATCGAAAGCCGCATGGGATTACTTCAAGGTCGTCCGCAAGATCCCGGCGGCGGAGATCATCCCGCCGCTTTCGGAGAGCAAGTGCAACCTCGTGAAGAAGTAG
- the rpsM gene encoding 30S ribosomal protein S13 — MARIAGVNIPTGKRVVIGLQYIHGIGAAKAKEICEKVGIADERRVNQLTDAEVLQIRETIDRDYLVEGDLRREVTMNIKRLMDLGCYRGLRHRRSLPVRGQRTHTNARTRKGKAKPIAGKKK; from the coding sequence ATGGCTCGTATTGCGGGCGTCAACATTCCCACCGGCAAGCGCGTCGTCATCGGCCTGCAGTATATCCACGGCATCGGCGCCGCCAAGGCCAAGGAAATCTGCGAGAAGGTCGGCATCGCCGACGAGCGCCGCGTCAACCAGCTGACCGACGCCGAAGTGCTGCAGATCCGCGAGACGATCGATCGCGACTACCTCGTCGAGGGCGATCTGCGCCGCGAAGTCACCATGAACATCAAGCGCCTGATGGACCTCGGCTGCTATCGCGGCCTGCGTCATCGCCGCTCGCTGCCGGTTCGTGGTCAGCGCACCCACACCAACGCCCGTACCCGCAAGGGCAAGGCGAAGCCGATCGCCGGCAAGAAGAAGTGA
- the rpsK gene encoding 30S ribosomal protein S11: MAKEATRVRRRERKNIVSGVAHVNASFNNTMITITDAQGNTISWSSAGTMGFKGSRKSTPYAAQVAAEDAARKAAEHGMRTLEVEVTGPGSGRESALRALQAAGFTVTSIRDVTPIPHNGCRPRKRRRV, from the coding sequence ATGGCCAAGGAAGCCACCCGCGTCCGCCGTCGCGAACGCAAGAACATCGTCTCCGGCGTCGCGCATGTGAACGCCTCGTTCAACAACACCATGATCACCATCACCGACGCGCAGGGCAACACGATCTCTTGGTCCTCGGCCGGCACGATGGGCTTCAAGGGCTCGCGCAAGTCGACCCCCTACGCCGCCCAGGTCGCGGCTGAGGATGCTGCCCGCAAGGCTGCGGAGCATGGCATGCGCACCCTCGAGGTCGAGGTGACGGGTCCGGGTTCGGGCCGCGAGTCGGCGCTGCGCGCGCTGCAGGCTGCGGGCTTCACCGTGACCTCGATCCGCGACGTCACGCCGATCCCGCACAATGGCTGCCGCCCGCGCAAGCGTCGTCGCGTCTGA
- a CDS encoding DNA-directed RNA polymerase subunit alpha produces MISKNWQDLSKPNKLEVKVGDDPKRLATVVARPLERGFGMTLGNALRRVLLSSLQGAAVTAVQIDGVLHEFSSIPGVREDVTDIVLNIKAIAIKMQGEGPKRMTLRKSGPGAVTAGDINTIGDVSILNPDLVLCTLDDGAEIRMEFTVNTGKGYVPAEQNRPEDAPIGLIPVDSLYSPVKKVSYRVENTREGQNLDKDSLTLAIETNGSVSPEDALALAARILQDQLAVFITFEEPRKEEAVSAAPQLPFNPALLKKVDELELSVRSANCLKNDNIVYIGDLIQKSEGEMLRTPNFGRKSLNEIKEVLATMGLHLGMDVQGWPPENIEELAKRFEEHY; encoded by the coding sequence GTGATCAGCAAGAACTGGCAGGATCTTTCCAAGCCGAACAAGCTCGAAGTCAAGGTCGGGGACGACCCGAAGCGCCTTGCCACCGTGGTGGCGCGCCCGCTGGAGCGCGGCTTCGGCATGACGCTCGGCAACGCGCTGCGTCGCGTGCTGCTCTCCTCGCTGCAGGGTGCGGCCGTCACCGCCGTGCAGATCGACGGCGTGTTGCACGAGTTCTCCTCGATCCCGGGCGTCCGTGAGGACGTCACCGACATCGTCCTCAACATCAAGGCGATCGCCATCAAGATGCAAGGCGAGGGACCGAAGCGCATGACCCTGCGCAAGTCGGGTCCGGGCGCCGTCACCGCCGGTGACATCAACACCATCGGCGACGTGTCAATCCTCAACCCTGACCTCGTGCTCTGCACGCTGGACGACGGGGCCGAGATCCGCATGGAGTTCACGGTCAACACCGGCAAGGGCTATGTCCCGGCCGAGCAGAACCGTCCCGAGGACGCGCCGATCGGCCTGATCCCGGTCGACAGCCTCTATTCGCCGGTCAAGAAGGTCTCCTACCGCGTCGAGAACACCCGCGAGGGCCAGAACCTCGACAAGGATTCGCTGACGCTGGCGATCGAGACCAACGGCTCGGTCAGCCCTGAGGACGCGCTGGCGCTCGCCGCCCGCATCCTGCAGGATCAGCTCGCCGTCTTCATCACCTTCGAGGAGCCGCGCAAGGAAGAGGCCGTCTCGGCCGCGCCGCAGCTGCCCTTCAACCCTGCGCTGCTCAAGAAGGTCGACGAGCTCGAGCTCTCGGTCCGCTCGGCCAACTGCCTCAAGAACGACAACATCGTCTATATCGGCGACCTCATCCAGAAGTCCGAGGGCGAGATGCTGCGCACCCCGAACTTCGGCCGCAAGTCGCTGAACGAGATCAAGGAAGTGCTCGCCACCATGGGCCTGCACCTGGGCATGGACGTTCAGGGTTGGCCGCCGGAGAACATCGAAGAGCTCGCTAAGCGCTTCGAAGAGCACTACTGA
- the rplQ gene encoding 50S ribosomal protein L17, whose product MRHGFRGRRFNRSAEHRQAMFANMAQALIKHEQITTTLPKAKDLRPVVEKLITLGKRGDLHARRQAIAQIKDIELVGKLFAVLGPRYKERNGGYLRIMKAGFRFGDNAPMAIIEFVDRDVEAKGKDSGPVFTAEDEAA is encoded by the coding sequence ATGCGTCACGGTTTCCGCGGTCGTCGTTTCAACCGCTCGGCCGAGCATCGCCAGGCGATGTTCGCCAACATGGCCCAGGCCCTGATCAAGCACGAGCAGATCACCACCACGCTGCCGAAGGCGAAGGACCTGCGTCCGGTCGTCGAGAAGCTCATCACGCTCGGCAAGCGCGGCGACCTGCATGCCCGCCGTCAGGCCATCGCCCAGATCAAGGACATCGAGCTGGTCGGCAAGCTCTTCGCGGTCCTCGGCCCGCGCTACAAGGAGCGCAACGGCGGCTACCTCCGCATCATGAAGGCGGGCTTCCGCTTCGGCGACAACGCTCCGATGGCGATCATCGAGTTCGTCGACCGCGACGTCGAGGCCAAGGGGAAGGATTCCGGCCCCGTGTTCACGGCGGAAGACGAAGCCGCCTGA
- a CDS encoding Glu/Leu/Phe/Val dehydrogenase translates to MADDNLLDHALVRLDAAAKHLNVDPDVIEKLKFARETTKVRLMIRMDDGSRKSFLAWRCRYDDTRGPTKGGIRFHPSSTADEVETLAFWMTFKCAVMNLPYGGGKGAVQVDPRQLSKAELERLSRAYIQAFARTIGPDRDIPAPDVYTNAMIMGWMADEYAQIVGEAVPAVITGKPIALGGSLGRNDATARGGYYLVRHLRGDLGLGDRMRVAIQGFGNAGQFIARLLAADGHSIVAVSDSAGAVACADGLELARLIAAKENGQSITVTAGEGGHRQIGADDLVGVDCDLLVPAALENMIHEGNADSVKARVVLELANGPVTPEADAILEARGITVLPDILANAGGVTVSYFEWVQNRQGFYWLLPEIHERLRDIMEREGRAIWTVAQEKGIAMRTAAYVHALSRLAEAIEAHGTQSFFTT, encoded by the coding sequence ATGGCGGATGACAACCTTCTCGATCACGCGCTCGTACGGCTCGACGCCGCTGCGAAACATCTCAACGTCGATCCGGATGTCATCGAGAAGCTGAAATTCGCCCGCGAGACGACGAAGGTCCGGCTGATGATCCGGATGGATGATGGCTCGCGCAAATCCTTCCTGGCCTGGCGCTGCCGCTACGACGACACGCGTGGACCGACCAAGGGCGGCATCCGTTTCCATCCGTCCTCGACCGCCGATGAGGTCGAGACGCTGGCCTTCTGGATGACCTTCAAATGCGCCGTGATGAACCTGCCCTATGGCGGCGGCAAGGGGGCCGTGCAGGTCGACCCTCGTCAGCTCTCGAAGGCGGAGCTCGAGCGGCTGTCGCGCGCCTATATCCAGGCCTTCGCCCGAACCATCGGTCCCGATCGCGACATTCCCGCGCCTGATGTCTACACCAACGCGATGATCATGGGCTGGATGGCCGACGAATATGCCCAGATCGTGGGCGAGGCCGTACCGGCCGTGATCACCGGCAAGCCGATCGCCCTCGGCGGGTCGCTCGGCCGCAACGATGCGACGGCGCGCGGCGGCTATTACCTGGTCAGGCATCTGCGAGGCGATCTCGGTCTCGGCGACAGGATGCGCGTGGCGATCCAGGGCTTCGGCAATGCCGGACAGTTCATCGCCAGGCTACTGGCGGCAGATGGGCACAGCATCGTTGCCGTCTCCGACTCTGCCGGCGCCGTCGCCTGCGCCGACGGTCTCGAGCTGGCCCGGCTGATCGCGGCGAAGGAGAACGGGCAGTCGATCACGGTCACGGCGGGCGAGGGCGGTCATCGCCAGATCGGAGCCGATGACCTCGTCGGCGTCGATTGCGATCTGCTGGTGCCGGCGGCGCTGGAGAACATGATCCATGAAGGCAATGCCGACAGCGTCAAGGCGCGTGTCGTGCTGGAGTTGGCAAACGGGCCGGTCACGCCCGAGGCCGATGCGATTCTCGAGGCGCGCGGCATCACCGTGCTGCCCGATATCCTTGCCAATGCCGGCGGCGTCACCGTCTCCTATTTCGAGTGGGTGCAGAACCGGCAGGGCTTCTACTGGCTGCTGCCGGAGATCCATGAGCGGTTGCGTGACATCATGGAGCGCGAGGGGCGTGCGATCTGGACGGTGGCGCAGGAGAAGGGCATCGCGATGCGCACCGCCGCCTATGTCCATGCGCTCAGCCGCCTCGCCGAAGCCATCGAGGCGCATGGGACGCAGAGCTTCTTCACGACCTGA
- a CDS encoding BLUF domain-containing protein has translation MSLIRLVYASKSRLVDANRREELDRILASARRLNEQNGITGFLLATDGAFAQVLEGPEAGVAETYGRIVIDPRHTALRLLAQESIVERSFAGWAMGVAERNETTNFIFGLYGITPEQDLPAQPLDVLVDLARELAQQPA, from the coding sequence ATGAGCCTGATTCGGCTTGTATACGCCAGCAAAAGCCGGCTGGTCGACGCCAACCGCCGCGAAGAGCTCGACAGGATCCTGGCGAGCGCACGCCGGCTCAACGAACAGAATGGGATCACCGGTTTCCTGCTGGCCACGGACGGCGCCTTCGCCCAGGTGCTCGAAGGACCCGAAGCGGGCGTCGCCGAAACCTATGGCAGGATCGTGATCGACCCGCGCCACACGGCCCTTCGCCTTCTCGCCCAGGAATCGATCGTGGAGCGCAGCTTCGCCGGCTGGGCGATGGGTGTCGCCGAGCGCAACGAGACGACGAACTTCATCTTCGGGCTCTACGGCATCACCCCCGAACAGGATCTGCCGGCTCAGCCGCTCGACGTTCTCGTCGATCTCGCCCGCGAGCTGGCCCAGCAACCCGCCTAA